One genomic segment of Ctenopharyngodon idella isolate HZGC_01 chromosome 7, HZGC01, whole genome shotgun sequence includes these proteins:
- the LOC127515530 gene encoding uncharacterized protein LOC127515530 isoform X1: MREPMRFILVLRSTFELLQEPMRFILVLRSPFELQQEPMWFILVLRSTFKLQQEPMRFILVLRNTFKLQQEPMRFILVLRSTFELLQEPMRFILVLRSPFELQQEPMRFILVLRSTFKLQQEPMRFILVLRSTFELQQEPMRFILVLRSTFELQQEPMRFILVLRSTFELLQEPMRFILVLRSPFELQQEPMRFILVLRSTFKLQQEPMRFILVLRSTFELQQEPMRFILVLRSTFKLQQEPMRFILVLRSTFELQQEPMRFILVLRSTFELQQEPMRFILVLRSTFELQQEPMRFILVLRSTFELQQEPMRFILVLRSTFELLQEPMRFILVLRSTFELQQEPMRFILVLRSTFELQQEPMRFILVLRSTFELLQEPMRFILVLRSTFKLQQEPMRFILVLRSTFELQQEPMRFILVLRSTFELQQEPMRFILVLRSTFELLQEPMRFILVLRSTFKLQQEPMRFILMCYTGMVQLLFVFADQGLYVNKSLNSICSSYKAIKSLWKIWIKPLNSY; encoded by the exons atgcgagaaccaatgaggttcattctcgtgttacgcagcacgtttgagcttctccaagaaccaatgaggttcattctcgtgttacgcagcccgtttgagcttcagcaagaaccaatgtggttcattctcgtgttacgcagcacatttaagcttcagcaagaaccaatgaggttcattctcgtgttacgcaacacatttaagcttcagcaagaaccaatgaggttcattctcgtgttacgcagcacgtttgagcttctccaagaaccaatgaggttcattctcgtgttacgcagcccgtttgagcttcagcaagaaccaatgaggttcattctcgtgttacgcagcacatttaagcttcagcaagaaccaatgaggttcattctcgtgttacgcagcacgtttgagcttcagcaagaaccaatgaggttcattcttgtgttacgcagcacgtttgagcttcagcaagaaccaatgaggttcattctcgtgttacgcagcacgtttgagcttctccaagaaccaatgaggttcattctcgtgttacgcagcccgtttgagcttcagcaagaaccaatgaggttcattctcgtgttacgcagcacatttaagcttcagcaagaaccaatgaggttcattctcgtgttacgcagcacgtttgagcttcagcaagaaccaatgaggttcattctcgtgttacgcagcacatttaagcttcagcaagaaccaatgaggttcattctcgtgttacgcagcacgtttgagcttcagcaagaaccaatgaggttcattctcgtgttacgcagcacgtttgagcttcagcaagaaccaatgaggttcattctcgtgttacgcagcacgtttgagcttcagcaagaaccaatgag gttcattctcgtgttacgcagcacgtttgagcttcagcaagaaccaatgaggttcattctcgtgttacgcagcacgtttgagcttctccaagaaccaatgaggttcattctcgtgttacgcagcacgtttgagcttcagcaagaaccaatgaggttcattctcgtgttacgcagcacgtttgagcttcagcaagaaccaatgaggttcattctcgtgttacgcagcacgtttgagcttctccaagaaccaatgaggttcattctcgtgttacgcagcacatttaagcttcagcaagaaccaatgaggttcattctcgtgttacgcagcacgtttgagcttcagcaagaaccaatgaggttcattctcgtgttacgcagcacgtttgagcttcagcaagaaccaatgaggttcattctcgtgttacgcagcacgtttgagcttctccaagaaccaatgaggttcattctcgtgttacgcagcacgtttaagcttcagcaagaaccaatgaggttcattctaaTGTGTTACACGGGTATGGTTCAGCTTCTGTTTGTGTTCGCTGATCAaggtttatatgtaaataaaagcctaaattcaatctgttcatcatacaaagcgatcaagtctctttgGAAAATTTGGATTAAGCCCCTCAATTCATATTGa